A region from the Cannabis sativa cultivar Pink pepper isolate KNU-18-1 chromosome 9, ASM2916894v1, whole genome shotgun sequence genome encodes:
- the LOC115721873 gene encoding purple acid phosphatase 2: MHYLKRDHVGEGVIVSWITPNEPGSSTLLYWSEKSHLNYSAQGIFITYSYFNYTSGYLHHCTIDDLEFDTNFYQVGIGNTTRKFWFITFPGLGPDVPYTFGIIGDIGRSHDSNRTLTHYELNPAKGQIVLFVGDIMYSTVN, from the exons ATGCATTATCTGAAAC GAGATCATGTGGGCGAGGGTGTGATTGTCTCTTGGATTACTCCAAATGAACCTGGCTCAAGTACACTACTTTACTGGTCAGAAAAGAGCCACCTGAATTACAGTGCCCAGGGCATTTTTATTACTTACAGCTACTTCAACTACACTTCTGGTTACCTCCATCACTGCACCATTGACGATTTGGAG TTTGACACCAATTTCTATCAAGTTGGAATTGGTAATACCACAAGGAAATTTTGGTTTATTACTTTTCCAGGTCTTGGTCCGGATGTTCCCTACACTTTTGGCATTATTG GGGATATTGGCCGATCTCATGATTCAAACAGAACACTTACACATTATGAGTTAAACCCTGCAAAAGGGCAAATCGTATTGTTTGTTGGGGACATTATGTATAGTACGGTgaattaa
- the LOC115722888 gene encoding uncharacterized protein LOC115722888, giving the protein MGEDKCLVVTQLDSVGKCELKFTASAMAAVTSLLPFNLNSPVMSTKPRAVLDSASKMRVSYGLKQGQSRLFHELPSGLNIELIVQKGVVDNKDPDDKCQTRIDNPSLVFVHGSYHAAWCWAEHWLPFFSSHGYDCYALSLLGQGESDAPTDSVAGTLQTHVGDIAHFIHRTLKSPPVLLGHSFGGLIIQYYIASIKNGRSLGKENLYPELGGAVLVCSVPPSGNSGLVWRYLFSKPIAAFKVTRSLAAKAFQTSLPLCRETFFSANMEDQLVLRYQELMKESSRMPLFDLRKLNASLPVPSVPKSSIELLVLGAKNDFILDTEGLNETGKFYGVSPVCVEGVAHDMMLDCSWEKGAKVILSWLNGLKENVPP; this is encoded by the exons ATGGGCGAAGATAAGTGCTTAGTTGTGACTCAGTTGGATAGTGTCGGAAAGTGTGAGCTCAAGTTCACGGCGTCGGCAATGGCTGCCGTTACCTCTCTTCTTCCATTCAATCTTAACTCTCCGGTTATGTCGACAAAGCCCCGAGCTGTTCTTGACAGCGCTAGCAAAATGCGAGTGTCTTATGGATTGAAGCAGGGGCAGTCCCGTCTTTTTCACGAGCTCCCATCTGGGCTGAATATAGAGTTAATTGTACAGAAGGGTGTTGTAGATAATAAAGACCCAGATGATAAATGCCAGACAAGAATTGATAACCCATCTCTGGTTTTTGTTCATGGAAGCTATCATGCTGCTTGGTGCTGGGCTGAACACTGGTTACCCTTCTTTTCATCACATGGCTACGATTGCTATGCTCTTAGCTTGTTGGGCCAG GGTGAAAGTGATGCGCCTACTGATTCTGTTGCCGGTACACTACAG ACTCATGTAGGTGATATTGCTCACTTTATCCATCGTACACTCAAGTCACCACCAGTATTGCTTGGACATTCATTTGGTGGGCTTATTATTCAGTACTATATTGCAAGTATTAAGAATGGCCGAAGTTTAG GGAAGGAAAATTTGTATCCTGAGCTTGGTGGTGCAGTACTTGTATGCTCTGTTCCTCCTTCGGGTAATAG TGGCTTGGTTTGGCGCTATCTGTTTTCCAAACCTATTGCAGCCTTtaag GTAACACGAAGCTTGGCAGCAAAAGCTTTCCAGACTTCTCTTCCACTCTGTAGAGAGACATTTTTCTCTGCAAATATGGAGGATCAACTGGTTTTACG TTATCAGGAGCTAATGAAAGAAAGCTCGAGAATGCCCTTATTTGATCTGAGGAAGCTGAACGCGTCACTTCCAGTTCCTTCAGTTCCAAAATCTTCTATTGAGCTTCTTGTGTTGGGTGCAAAGAATGATTTCATACTG GATACTGAAGGCCTCAATGAAACAGGCAAATTTTATGGCGTGTCACCAGTATGTGTGGAAGGGGTTGCCCATGACATGATGTTGGATTGTTCATGGGAGAAAGGTGCAAAAGTTATTCTATCATGGCTAAATGGTCTGAAGGAAAATGTACCACCTTAG